One region of Dysidea avara chromosome 1, odDysAvar1.4, whole genome shotgun sequence genomic DNA includes:
- the LOC136248508 gene encoding ATP-dependent DNA helicase Q1-like, producing the protein MALTATSSVRQEIINFFRNPVQSVASVNQNNIFYSCYQLELLSNGEDRYTQMCKQISHVISSKDQRAIIYVDFVKDAAPLAISLRQAGYSTCSYHGQKLSSHDKLQSIEAWRNGSVKVMVCTTAFGMGTDQPDVEIVIRIRCLPTLESMVQEFGRAERDGRLAKGVLLYQESDFYHATFWSKSDKGVLHSFSQSWRYVISMCCALITIVYNSTV; encoded by the exons ATGGCTCTTACTGCTACTTCATCAGTTAGACAAGAAATCATCAACTTCTTTAGAAATCCAGTCCAGTCAGTTGCAAGTGTCAACCAAAACAATATCTTCTATAGTTGCTATCAATTAGAGTTGCTGTCAAATG GTGAAGACCGATACACACAAATGTGTAAGCAGATTAGTCATGTTATAAGCAGCAAAGACCAGCGAGCAATCATCTATGTAGATTTTGTTAAAGATGCAGCTCCACTAGCTATCTCACTTCGTCAAGCAggatacagtacatgtagttATCATGGACAGAAACTTTCATCACATGATAAGCTACAGTCTATTGAAGCCTGGAGAAATGGATCTGTAAAAGTCATGGTGTGCACAACGGCATTTGGTATGGGAACTGATCAGCCAGATGTGGAAATTGTGATACGAATTAGATGTCTACCTACACTGGAGTCAATGGTTCAAGAATTTGGAAGGGCTGAAAGAGATGGACGACTTGCTAAAG GTGTTTTGTTATATCAAGAAAGTGACTTTTATCATGCTACTTTTTGGTCAAAGTCAGACAAGGGTGTTTTGCATTCATTTTCACAGTCATGGAGGTATGTTATATCCATGTGCTGTGCATTAATTACCATAGTgtataatagtactgtatag